In a genomic window of Mycolicibacterium neoaurum VKM Ac-1815D:
- the galE gene encoding UDP-glucose 4-epimerase GalE codes for MSWLVTGGAGYIGAHVVRALKASGADVVVIDDLSTGIAGFVPDGVELVTANLLDLDTVTATLADHAVSGVIHVAGYKYAGESVKYPLHTYRQNVTAMATLLEAMAATDIDQIVFSSSAATYGTPDVEIVDEQTPTAPESPYGESKLIGEWLLRDEARARPLRHTSLRYFNVVGSGSVDLYDRSPHNLFPKVLDMLYGGRVPQINGGDYATPDGTCVRDYVHVSDLADAHVAAARRLAAGEPVEPVYNLGSGSGTSVREIMTAIRDVTGIDFEPAVTPRRPGDPARIVAAGTLAARDLGWQMRHSLTDMVASAWAARQAVGQDYPTAG; via the coding sequence ATGTCCTGGCTAGTGACCGGCGGTGCCGGGTACATCGGAGCGCATGTGGTGCGCGCACTGAAAGCCTCGGGCGCCGATGTCGTCGTGATCGACGATCTGTCCACCGGTATCGCCGGATTCGTGCCTGACGGCGTCGAACTGGTCACCGCCAACCTGCTGGACCTCGACACCGTCACCGCGACGCTGGCCGACCACGCCGTCAGCGGGGTGATCCACGTCGCGGGATACAAGTACGCGGGCGAATCGGTGAAGTACCCGTTGCACACCTACCGCCAGAACGTCACCGCGATGGCCACCCTGCTGGAGGCGATGGCGGCCACCGATATCGACCAGATCGTGTTCTCCAGCAGTGCCGCCACCTACGGCACCCCCGATGTCGAGATCGTCGACGAGCAGACGCCGACGGCGCCGGAGTCGCCGTACGGCGAGAGCAAGCTCATCGGCGAGTGGCTGCTGCGCGATGAGGCGCGGGCACGCCCACTGCGGCACACCAGCCTGCGCTATTTCAACGTCGTCGGTTCCGGCTCGGTAGACCTGTACGACCGCAGCCCGCACAATCTGTTCCCCAAGGTGCTCGACATGCTCTACGGCGGCCGCGTCCCGCAGATCAACGGCGGCGACTACGCCACCCCGGACGGCACCTGCGTGCGCGACTACGTCCACGTCTCCGATCTGGCGGACGCCCATGTCGCGGCGGCGCGCAGGCTGGCCGCCGGTGAGCCCGTCGAGCCGGTGTACAACCTCGGCAGCGGATCGGGGACGTCGGTGCGCGAGATCATGACCGCGATCCGGGACGTCACCGGTATCGATTTCGAGCCCGCGGTCACCCCGCGCCGGCCGGGTGATCCGGCCCGCATCGTGGCCGCGGGCACCCTGGCGGCGCGCGATCTGGGCTGGCAGATGCGGCATTCGCTGACGGATATGGTCGCCTCGGCGTGGGCGGCCCGACAGGCCGTCGGGCAGGACTATCCGACCGCGGGCTGA
- a CDS encoding TetR family transcriptional regulator: MRRTTELRDDILSAARAEFAQYGLAGARIDRIARAAHASKERLYAHFGNKEALFREVFVTDGAEFFRSARLRPDDVAEFVGEVYDLACRRPEHLRMVTWARLEGFDLGAPEFEDAPPMEAALTAIGTAQADGHVDPSWRPADLLVLLFSAGLAWAHLPHPDAVAEGAVETARRRGVAIEAARRLIAPRP; this comes from the coding sequence GTGAGACGCACGACGGAGCTTCGCGACGACATCCTCTCCGCGGCGCGCGCCGAGTTTGCGCAGTACGGTCTGGCCGGCGCCCGGATCGATCGAATCGCCCGGGCCGCCCATGCCAGCAAGGAGCGCCTCTATGCGCATTTCGGCAACAAGGAGGCGCTGTTCCGCGAGGTGTTCGTCACCGATGGCGCCGAATTCTTCCGTTCGGCCAGGCTACGTCCGGACGACGTCGCCGAGTTCGTCGGCGAGGTCTATGACCTGGCCTGCCGTCGGCCTGAGCACCTGCGCATGGTCACCTGGGCGCGGCTGGAGGGATTCGACCTGGGCGCACCGGAGTTCGAGGATGCGCCGCCCATGGAGGCGGCACTGACCGCCATCGGCACGGCGCAGGCCGACGGTCACGTCGATCCGAGCTGGCGGCCCGCGGATCTGCTGGTATTGCTGTTCTCGGCGGGGCTGGCATGGGCGCATCTACCGCATCCGGACGCTGTCGCAGAGGGCGCGGTCGAGACCGCGCGCCGCCGCGGCGTCGCCATCGAGGCCGCCCGCCGACTCATCGCGCCGCGTCCCTAA
- a CDS encoding lysophospholipid acyltransferase family protein, which yields MSVMTDTANLMNQPGRIRALRRAVETIADGAAPLVDLCRPYVDGLDHLPRDGRFLLVGNHTQSGTEGLLIPYAVRRELGTLVRPLTDRAFGRMPGPAADLLAACGATVGAPESARELMRHDQPILVFPGGGREIGKFKGEENTLNWRGRAGFARIAAEHDYPIVPAGLIGGDDVYRSFTTRDGAWGRLSAALSSHMAGKPDMAMPLVRGIGPTMIPRPQRMYLRFAEPIDSTRPAGVAADDWAESLKTRTQESLEAVLAQLLQIRAADPYRQLNPLAWRDAVQP from the coding sequence ATGTCCGTTATGACCGACACCGCCAATCTGATGAACCAGCCCGGCCGCATCCGTGCACTACGGCGGGCCGTCGAGACCATTGCCGACGGTGCAGCACCACTCGTCGACTTGTGCCGCCCTTATGTCGATGGACTCGATCACCTCCCTCGCGATGGCCGATTCCTGCTGGTGGGCAACCACACTCAGTCCGGAACCGAAGGGCTGCTGATTCCGTATGCGGTGCGTCGCGAACTCGGCACGCTGGTCCGACCGCTCACCGACCGCGCCTTCGGCAGGATGCCCGGCCCGGCGGCAGATCTGCTGGCCGCCTGCGGCGCCACCGTCGGCGCGCCCGAATCCGCGCGCGAACTGATGCGCCATGATCAGCCGATCCTGGTCTTCCCCGGCGGAGGCCGCGAGATCGGCAAGTTCAAGGGTGAGGAGAACACCCTGAACTGGCGGGGCCGCGCGGGGTTCGCCCGGATCGCCGCCGAGCACGACTATCCGATCGTCCCGGCCGGACTGATCGGTGGCGACGACGTATACCGGAGCTTCACCACCCGCGACGGGGCATGGGGCAGGCTCAGTGCGGCACTGTCGAGCCATATGGCGGGCAAGCCCGATATGGCGATGCCGCTGGTGCGCGGGATCGGCCCGACAATGATCCCGCGGCCACAACGGATGTACCTGCGTTTCGCCGAGCCCATCGACTCGACCCGACCTGCCGGCGTCGCCGCCGACGACTGGGCCGAGAGCCTCAAGACTCGTACCCAGGAATCCTTGGAAGCGGTGTTGGCCCAGCTTCTTCAGATTCGCGCAGCCGATCCGTACCGGCAACTGAACCCGCTGGCCTGGCGTGATGCCGTACAGCCATGA
- a CDS encoding DNA polymerase III subunit delta': MGSGVFSSLVGQHHVEEELVAAALAARAVGSHSGLTAGGMTHAWLITGPPGSGRSVAAVCFAAALQCTSEGVPGCGECRACTTTMAGTHADVRRIIPEGLSIAVKEMREIVQIASRRPGTGRWQIVVVEDADRLTEGAANALLKVVEEPPASTVFLLCAPSVDPEDIAVTLRSRCRHVALVTPPTDAIADVLTERDGIAADIAAWAASVSGGHVGRARRLATDPESRQRRERALGLARDAATPTRAYAAAEELVTTADAEAKAQTVDRNEVETEELRTALGAGGTGKGTAGAMRGAAGAMKLLEQRQKSRQTRASRDALDRALMDLATYFRDALVVSAGAGTVTANHPDMAERVGAMAAHVPPDRLLRCIEAVLECREALAVNVKPKFAVDAMVATVGQALRV; encoded by the coding sequence GTGGGAAGCGGTGTTTTTTCGTCTCTGGTGGGCCAGCACCATGTGGAGGAAGAGCTGGTGGCGGCCGCTTTGGCGGCCCGTGCCGTGGGTTCGCACAGTGGGCTCACCGCAGGCGGGATGACACATGCCTGGTTGATCACCGGTCCGCCGGGGTCGGGGCGTTCGGTGGCCGCGGTGTGCTTCGCTGCGGCCCTGCAGTGCACCTCCGAGGGCGTTCCGGGCTGCGGGGAATGCCGCGCGTGCACCACGACGATGGCGGGTACGCACGCCGATGTCCGCCGCATCATCCCCGAGGGCCTGTCGATCGCGGTCAAGGAGATGCGGGAGATCGTGCAGATCGCCTCGCGCCGGCCGGGCACCGGACGCTGGCAGATCGTGGTCGTCGAGGACGCCGACCGACTCACCGAGGGGGCGGCCAACGCCTTGCTGAAGGTGGTGGAGGAGCCGCCGGCGTCCACGGTGTTCCTGCTTTGTGCGCCGTCGGTGGATCCCGAGGACATTGCGGTGACCCTGCGGTCACGGTGCAGGCACGTCGCGCTGGTGACACCACCGACCGATGCGATCGCCGATGTGCTCACCGAACGCGACGGGATCGCGGCCGATATCGCGGCTTGGGCGGCCTCGGTCAGCGGTGGCCACGTGGGCCGGGCCCGCCGGCTGGCCACCGATCCGGAGTCGCGGCAGCGCCGCGAGCGGGCGCTCGGGCTGGCGCGGGACGCGGCGACGCCGACCCGCGCGTACGCGGCCGCCGAGGAGTTGGTGACCACCGCCGATGCCGAGGCCAAGGCTCAGACGGTGGACCGCAACGAGGTCGAGACCGAGGAACTGCGCACCGCGCTGGGCGCCGGGGGCACCGGTAAGGGCACGGCGGGGGCGATGCGCGGTGCGGCAGGCGCGATGAAGCTGCTGGAGCAGCGGCAGAAATCGCGCCAGACCCGCGCCTCGCGGGACGCGCTCGACCGGGCGTTGATGGATTTGGCGACCTATTTCCGTGATGCGCTGGTGGTGTCGGCGGGTGCGGGGACCGTGACGGCCAATCACCCGGACATGGCCGAGCGGGTCGGCGCGATGGCCGCCCATGTGCCACCGGATCGGCTGCTGCGCTGCATCGAGGCGGTCCTGGAGTGCCGGGAGGCGCTGGCGGTGAACGTGAAGCCCAAGTTCGCCGTCGATGCCATGGTCGCGACGGTCGGGCAGGCGCTGCGCGTCTGA
- a CDS encoding adenylate/guanylate cyclase domain-containing protein has protein sequence MSAEAIPIGRISAFVRWVARTPWPVFLLGMVQADIIGALMVLGFLRYALPPEDRVQLQELPTFNLTVFLGFLFVSFSIAAYVTLRLLLPVIRWQRRDTLMGDVAPISEVARARALKMPFYRSVINVTNWLLGSVVFIVASWPVASRSAPVVAVASALGATTVAIIGYLQSERVLRPVAVAALRTGVPENFRAPGVILRQVLTWVLSTGVPILTIVLAVVASKFEVLKAPADKLATPILLLAIAALLIGLVGTVLVSMSIADPLRQLRWALGEVQRGNYNAHMQIYDASELGLLQAGFNDMVRDLAERQRLRDLFGRYVGEDVARRALERGTELGGQERDVAVLFVDLVGSTQLASTIPAAEVVNLLNEFFRVIVDTVNKHGGFVNKFQGDAALAIFGAPIEHPDASGAALAASRELHDELINVLGQTEFGIGVSAGRAIAGHIGAQARFEYTVIGDPVNEAARLTELAKLEEGHVLASANAVSSAVDAEALAWDVGEIVELRGRSAPTQLARPAVRAIAHAPQPEPSS, from the coding sequence GTGAGTGCGGAGGCCATACCGATCGGGCGCATCAGTGCGTTCGTCCGATGGGTGGCCCGTACCCCCTGGCCGGTGTTCCTGCTGGGCATGGTCCAGGCCGACATCATCGGTGCGCTGATGGTGCTGGGGTTCCTGCGTTATGCGCTGCCCCCGGAGGATCGCGTGCAGCTCCAGGAGCTGCCCACCTTCAACCTCACCGTGTTCCTCGGCTTCCTGTTCGTGTCGTTCAGCATCGCCGCCTACGTGACGTTGCGGCTGCTGCTGCCGGTGATCCGCTGGCAGCGCCGGGACACCCTGATGGGCGATGTGGCGCCCATCAGCGAGGTCGCCCGCGCACGCGCGCTGAAGATGCCGTTCTATCGCTCGGTCATCAACGTCACCAACTGGCTGCTGGGCTCGGTGGTGTTCATCGTCGCGAGCTGGCCGGTGGCCAGCCGGTCGGCGCCGGTGGTCGCGGTGGCCTCCGCGCTGGGTGCCACGACGGTGGCCATCATCGGCTACCTGCAGTCCGAGCGGGTGCTGCGTCCGGTCGCGGTGGCCGCGCTGCGCACCGGCGTGCCGGAGAACTTCCGCGCACCTGGGGTGATCCTGCGCCAGGTGCTCACCTGGGTGCTGTCCACCGGCGTGCCCATCCTGACGATCGTGCTGGCGGTGGTGGCCAGCAAGTTCGAGGTGCTCAAGGCGCCCGCGGACAAGCTGGCGACCCCGATCCTGTTGTTGGCTATCGCCGCACTGCTCATCGGGTTGGTCGGCACCGTACTGGTGTCCATGTCGATCGCCGATCCGCTGCGCCAGCTGCGCTGGGCGCTCGGGGAGGTGCAGCGCGGAAACTACAACGCGCACATGCAGATCTACGATGCCAGCGAACTGGGCTTGCTGCAGGCCGGCTTCAACGACATGGTCCGCGATCTGGCCGAACGGCAGCGCCTGCGTGACCTGTTCGGCCGTTACGTCGGCGAGGACGTGGCCCGCCGGGCGCTGGAGCGCGGCACCGAGCTGGGCGGCCAGGAACGCGACGTGGCAGTGCTTTTCGTCGATCTGGTCGGCTCGACACAGCTGGCCTCCACGATCCCGGCCGCCGAGGTCGTCAACCTGCTCAACGAGTTCTTCCGGGTCATCGTGGACACCGTGAACAAACACGGCGGCTTCGTCAACAAGTTCCAAGGTGATGCCGCCCTGGCCATCTTCGGCGCGCCCATCGAACACCCGGACGCCTCCGGTGCCGCACTGGCGGCGTCCCGTGAACTGCACGACGAGCTGATCAACGTGTTGGGCCAGACCGAATTCGGTATCGGGGTGTCGGCGGGCCGGGCCATCGCCGGGCACATCGGTGCGCAGGCCCGATTCGAGTACACCGTGATCGGCGACCCAGTCAACGAGGCCGCGCGCCTGACCGAGCTCGCCAAGCTCGAGGAGGGCCACGTGCTTGCCTCGGCGAACGCGGTCAGCAGCGCCGTCGATGCCGAAGCGCTGGCCTGGGACGTCGGCGAGATCGTCGAACTGCGAGGCCGGTCGGCGCCCACCCAGCTGGCCAGGCCCGCGGTGCGCGCCATCGCCCACGCGCCACAGCCCGAGCCCAGCAGCTGA
- the topA gene encoding type I DNA topoisomerase: protein MADDDRSRGGTGTVRRLVIVESPTKARKIAGYLGSNYIVESSRGHIRDLPRAAADVPAKYKSEPWARLGVNVDADFEPLYIVSPDKKATVTELKELLKDVDELYLATDGDREGEAIAWHLLETLKPRVPVKRMVFHEITEPAIRAAAENPRDLDIDLVDAQETRRILDRLYGYEVSPVLWKKVAPKLSAGRVQSVATRIIVQRERERMAFRSAGYWDVSAELDASVSDPDASPPRFTARLNTVDGRRVAAGRDFDSLGAVKRPDEVLVLDEAGATSLANGLRGAQLAVSSVEQKPYTRKPYAPFMTSTLQQEAGRKLRFSSERTMSIAQRLYENGYITYMRTDSTTLSESAINAARNQARDLYGAEYVHPTPRQYTRKVKNAQEAHEAIRPSGDVFQTPGQLHSALEADEFRLYELIWQRTVASQMADARGTTLSLRIAGAASSGEQVVFNASGRTLTFPGFLKAYVESIDDQAGGESDDAESRLPNLTQGQRVDAADLTADGHTTSPPARYTEASLIKALEELGIGRPSTYSSIIKTIQDRGYVHKKGSALVPSWVAFAVIGLLEQHFGRLVDYDFTAAMEDELDAIASGNERRTNWLNNFYFGGEHGVDGSIARAGGLKQLVGGNLEEIDARLVNSIKLFDDDQGRAINVRVGRNGPYLERMIEDPDNPGELKPQRANLKDELTPDELTLELAEKAFATPQEGRSLGVDPESGHEIVAKDGRFGPYVTEVLPEPEDPDDGSAGSPAKKGKKPTGPKPRTGSLLRSMDLETVTLDDALKLLSLPRVVGVDPANGEEITAQNGRYGPYLKRGTDSRSLATEEQMFTITLDEALAIYAEPKRRGRQGAATPPLRELGNDAASGKPMVIKDGRFGPYVTDGETNASLRKGDDVLSITDERASELLADRRARGPVKKATKKAAAKKTTAKKAAVKKAPAKKAPAKKAAKKA from the coding sequence GTGGCTGACGACGACCGGAGCCGGGGAGGCACCGGTACCGTTCGGCGTCTCGTAATTGTCGAGTCGCCGACCAAAGCGCGCAAGATCGCCGGCTATCTGGGCTCCAACTACATAGTCGAATCCTCCCGCGGCCACATCCGAGACCTGCCACGCGCAGCCGCCGATGTCCCGGCCAAGTACAAGTCCGAGCCGTGGGCGCGGCTCGGGGTGAACGTCGACGCCGACTTCGAACCGCTCTACATCGTGAGTCCGGACAAGAAGGCCACGGTCACCGAGCTCAAGGAACTGCTCAAGGATGTCGACGAGCTCTACCTCGCCACCGACGGTGACCGCGAGGGTGAAGCCATCGCCTGGCACCTGCTGGAGACGCTGAAACCGCGCGTCCCGGTCAAGCGGATGGTCTTCCACGAGATCACCGAGCCGGCCATCCGGGCCGCCGCCGAAAACCCGCGTGATCTGGACATCGACCTTGTCGACGCCCAGGAAACCCGCCGCATCCTCGACCGCCTCTACGGCTACGAGGTGTCCCCGGTGCTGTGGAAGAAGGTCGCCCCCAAGCTCTCGGCAGGCCGGGTGCAGTCGGTGGCGACCCGCATCATCGTGCAGCGCGAGCGTGAGCGCATGGCGTTCCGCAGCGCCGGATACTGGGATGTCAGCGCCGAGCTGGACGCCTCTGTGTCCGATCCGGACGCGTCGCCGCCGCGGTTCACCGCCCGGCTCAACACCGTCGACGGCCGCCGGGTCGCCGCCGGACGTGATTTCGACTCCCTCGGCGCGGTCAAACGCCCCGACGAGGTGCTCGTCCTCGACGAGGCCGGCGCGACCAGCCTGGCCAACGGCCTGCGTGGCGCGCAACTTGCCGTGTCCTCGGTGGAGCAGAAGCCCTACACCCGCAAGCCCTATGCACCGTTCATGACGTCGACGTTGCAGCAGGAGGCCGGCCGGAAACTGCGGTTCTCCTCCGAGCGCACCATGAGCATCGCGCAGCGGTTGTACGAGAACGGCTACATCACCTATATGCGTACCGACTCCACGACGCTGTCGGAGTCGGCGATCAATGCCGCCCGTAACCAGGCCCGGGACCTCTACGGCGCGGAGTATGTCCATCCGACGCCGCGTCAGTACACCCGCAAGGTCAAGAACGCGCAGGAGGCGCACGAGGCGATCCGCCCGTCCGGTGACGTGTTCCAGACCCCCGGCCAGCTGCACAGCGCGCTGGAGGCCGACGAGTTCCGGCTCTACGAGCTGATCTGGCAGCGCACCGTTGCCTCGCAGATGGCCGATGCCCGCGGTACCACGCTGAGCCTGCGCATCGCAGGCGCCGCCAGTTCGGGCGAGCAGGTCGTCTTCAACGCCTCCGGTCGTACCCTGACCTTCCCCGGCTTCCTGAAGGCCTATGTCGAGAGCATCGACGATCAGGCCGGCGGTGAATCCGATGACGCCGAGAGCAGGTTGCCCAACCTGACGCAGGGGCAGCGGGTCGATGCCGCGGACCTGACCGCCGACGGGCACACCACCTCACCCCCCGCGCGCTACACCGAGGCCTCGCTGATCAAGGCGCTCGAAGAACTCGGCATCGGTCGTCCGTCGACGTACTCGTCGATCATCAAGACCATCCAGGACCGTGGCTACGTGCACAAGAAGGGCAGCGCACTGGTGCCGTCCTGGGTCGCGTTCGCCGTGATCGGCCTGTTGGAACAACATTTCGGCAGGCTGGTGGATTACGACTTCACCGCCGCGATGGAGGACGAGCTCGACGCGATCGCCTCCGGCAACGAGCGACGCACCAACTGGCTCAACAACTTCTACTTCGGTGGCGAGCATGGTGTGGACGGCTCGATCGCGCGGGCCGGTGGGCTCAAGCAGTTGGTCGGCGGCAACCTTGAGGAGATCGACGCGCGACTGGTCAACTCCATCAAGCTCTTCGACGATGACCAGGGTCGCGCCATCAATGTGCGCGTCGGACGTAATGGCCCCTACCTGGAGCGGATGATCGAAGACCCGGACAACCCGGGTGAACTCAAGCCGCAGCGCGCCAATCTCAAGGACGAGCTGACACCCGACGAACTCACCCTTGAGCTCGCCGAAAAGGCTTTTGCGACACCGCAAGAGGGTCGCTCCCTCGGCGTCGATCCGGAATCCGGGCACGAGATCGTGGCCAAGGACGGACGTTTCGGGCCCTATGTCACCGAGGTGCTGCCCGAGCCCGAGGATCCCGATGACGGCAGCGCGGGGTCGCCGGCGAAGAAGGGCAAGAAGCCCACCGGACCCAAGCCGCGCACCGGCTCACTGCTGCGCTCCATGGATCTGGAGACGGTGACCCTTGACGACGCGCTCAAACTGCTCTCACTGCCCCGCGTGGTCGGTGTCGACCCCGCCAACGGTGAGGAGATCACCGCGCAGAACGGCCGCTACGGGCCATACCTCAAGCGCGGCACCGACTCTCGTTCGCTGGCGACCGAAGAGCAGATGTTCACCATCACCCTCGACGAGGCCCTGGCGATCTACGCCGAACCGAAGCGGCGCGGCCGTCAGGGTGCGGCCACCCCGCCGCTGCGTGAGCTGGGCAACGATGCCGCCTCGGGTAAGCCGATGGTCATCAAGGACGGCCGGTTCGGACCGTACGTCACCGATGGGGAGACCAACGCCAGCCTGCGCAAGGGTGACGATGTCCTCTCGATCACCGACGAACGCGCCTCGGAACTGCTGGCCGATCGGCGTGCCCGCGGTCCGGTGAAGAAGGCCACCAAGAAGGCTGCGGCCAAGAAGACGACCGCGAAGAAGGCGGCGGTCAAGAAGGCTCCCGCCAAGAAAGCACCGGCCAAGAAAGCCGCCAAGAAGGCTTAG
- a CDS encoding cold-shock protein, protein MPQGTVKWFNAEKGFGFIAPEDGSADVFVHYTEIQGSGFRTLEENQKVEFEVGQSPKGPQATGVRAV, encoded by the coding sequence ATGCCACAGGGAACTGTGAAGTGGTTCAACGCGGAGAAGGGCTTCGGCTTCATCGCCCCCGAGGACGGCTCCGCTGACGTTTTTGTCCACTACACGGAGATCCAGGGGTCGGGCTTCCGCACCCTGGAGGAAAACCAGAAGGTTGAGTTCGAGGTCGGCCAGAGCCCCAAGGGCCCCCAGGCGACCGGCGTCCGCGCCGTCTGA
- a CDS encoding DEAD/DEAH box helicase, translating into MLVNTEGSVVSVSGRNTGSDFGRDLLSCAVRGTPVDEHPIRHVEDIPPRRGTTLPWPAWAQPDVVAAFTARGVHTPWSHQVVAADLAHNGRHVVLSTGTASGKSLAYQLPILTTLAAEPLARALYLSPTKALGHDQLRAAHSLCEEVPGLRGVAPCAYDGDAGTDLRRFARERSRWLFSNPDMIHLSLLRNHARWAVFLRHLKYIVVDECHYYRGIFGSNVALVLRRLLRLCARYSGSPTVIFASATTAAPAETAAQLIGETVTAVTEDGSPHGGRTVALWEPALLEDLVGENGAPVRRSAGAESARVMADLIAEGARTLTFVRSRRGAELTALAAANRLEEIAPDLADRVASYRAGYLAEDRRALEHALSEGDLRGVATTNALELGVDIAGLDAVVLAGFPGTVTSFWQQAGRSGRRGQSALIVLIARDDPLDTYLVHHPRALLARPIEKVVIDPGNPYVLGPQLLCAATELPLTDAEVRTWDAEEVARTLVDDGLLRRRPNGWFPAPEIDPHPAVDIRGASGGQIAILESGTGRVLGTTGTGQAPASVHPGAVYLHQGESYVVDSLDFEGGIAIVHAEDPGYTTAAREVTDIAVTGAGERRTVGQVTVGVVPVSVSNTVTGYLRRSLDGEVIDFVELDLPTRTLETVAVMCTITPEMLYANGIDPLAVPGSLHAAEHAAIGLLPLVASCDRGDIGGVSTASGPEDGLPTIFVYDGYPGGAGFADRGYRQMQLWWEATAAAIEACECPAGCPSCVQSPKCGNGNDPLDKAGAVRVLRMVLGELAGH; encoded by the coding sequence ATGCTGGTGAACACCGAAGGGAGCGTCGTGTCTGTGTCAGGGCGCAATACCGGGTCCGATTTCGGCCGTGACCTGCTGTCCTGCGCGGTGCGGGGCACTCCGGTCGACGAACATCCGATCCGTCATGTCGAAGACATCCCACCCCGGCGCGGCACGACCCTGCCCTGGCCGGCGTGGGCCCAACCCGACGTCGTGGCCGCCTTCACCGCACGCGGGGTGCACACCCCGTGGTCGCACCAGGTGGTCGCCGCCGACCTGGCCCACAACGGACGGCACGTGGTGCTGTCCACCGGCACGGCCTCGGGCAAGTCCCTGGCCTACCAGCTGCCGATCCTGACCACGCTGGCCGCCGAACCGTTGGCCCGCGCGCTGTACCTGTCCCCCACCAAGGCGCTCGGGCACGATCAGCTGCGCGCCGCGCACAGCCTGTGCGAAGAGGTGCCCGGCCTGCGCGGTGTCGCGCCGTGCGCCTACGACGGTGATGCGGGCACCGATCTGCGCCGCTTCGCCCGCGAACGGTCCCGGTGGCTATTCTCCAATCCGGACATGATCCACCTGTCGCTGCTGCGCAACCACGCCAGGTGGGCGGTCTTCCTGCGCCACCTCAAGTACATCGTCGTCGACGAATGCCACTACTACCGGGGTATTTTCGGCTCGAATGTGGCGTTGGTACTGCGCAGGCTGTTGCGGCTGTGCGCGCGATACTCCGGGTCGCCGACGGTCATCTTCGCCAGCGCCACGACCGCGGCCCCCGCCGAGACCGCCGCCCAGCTGATCGGTGAGACCGTCACGGCGGTGACCGAGGACGGCTCCCCGCACGGCGGGCGGACGGTGGCACTGTGGGAGCCCGCGCTGCTCGAGGACCTGGTCGGGGAGAACGGCGCGCCGGTGCGGCGGTCGGCCGGTGCGGAATCCGCTCGGGTGATGGCCGACCTGATCGCCGAGGGTGCCCGCACCCTGACCTTCGTGCGGTCGCGGCGCGGGGCCGAACTGACCGCCCTGGCCGCGGCGAACCGGCTGGAGGAAATAGCCCCCGACCTCGCCGACCGGGTCGCCTCCTACCGGGCCGGCTATCTGGCCGAGGACCGCCGCGCGCTGGAACACGCGCTCAGCGAGGGGGACCTGCGCGGGGTGGCCACCACCAACGCCCTCGAACTCGGTGTCGACATCGCCGGGTTGGATGCGGTGGTGCTGGCCGGGTTCCCCGGCACCGTCACTTCGTTCTGGCAGCAGGCCGGGCGGTCCGGCCGCCGCGGCCAGAGCGCACTGATCGTGCTGATCGCCCGCGACGACCCACTGGACACCTACCTGGTGCACCATCCGCGCGCGCTGCTGGCCAGACCGATCGAGAAGGTGGTGATCGACCCGGGCAACCCGTATGTGCTGGGTCCGCAGCTGCTGTGCGCGGCGACCGAACTCCCGCTGACCGACGCCGAGGTGCGGACCTGGGATGCCGAGGAGGTCGCGCGCACCCTGGTCGACGACGGATTGCTGCGCCGGCGTCCCAACGGCTGGTTCCCCGCGCCCGAGATCGATCCGCACCCGGCGGTCGACATCCGCGGCGCTTCGGGTGGACAGATCGCGATCCTGGAATCCGGTACCGGCCGCGTACTCGGCACCACCGGAACCGGCCAGGCTCCGGCGTCGGTACATCCCGGCGCGGTGTATCTGCACCAGGGTGAGAGCTACGTCGTGGACAGCCTCGACTTCGAGGGTGGTATCGCGATCGTGCACGCCGAGGACCCCGGATACACCACGGCCGCAAGGGAAGTCACCGATATCGCGGTGACCGGAGCCGGTGAGCGCCGGACCGTGGGTCAGGTGACCGTCGGTGTCGTGCCGGTCTCGGTGTCGAACACCGTCACCGGATACCTGCGCCGCAGCCTCGATGGTGAGGTCATCGACTTCGTCGAGCTGGACCTGCCGACCAGGACACTGGAGACCGTCGCGGTGATGTGCACGATCACTCCGGAAATGCTGTACGCCAACGGGATAGACCCATTGGCCGTTCCGGGTTCGCTGCATGCGGCCGAGCATGCCGCGATCGGGTTGTTGCCGCTGGTGGCCAGCTGTGATCGCGGCGATATCGGCGGGGTGTCCACGGCCTCCGGGCCGGAAGACGGGCTGCCGACCATCTTCGTCTACGACGGATATCCGGGCGGCGCGGGATTCGCCGACCGTGGATATCGGCAGATGCAACTGTGGTGGGAGGCGACGGCGGCGGCCATCGAGGCCTGCGAATGCCCCGCCGGTTGCCCGTCGTGCGTGCAATCGCCGAAGTGCGGCAACGGTAACGATCCGTTGGACAAGGCAGGCGCGGTACGCGTTCTGCGGATGGTGCTCGGCGAGCTGGCGGGACACTGA